TCAACCGACAAGCCAAAATCAAAAACGCGAAACACCTCGCAACGGTCAGGTGTGTTGTCAGTCCTCTTTTCAAATTCATGAGCAAGCCAGCCGAGAGCTCCCTGCCCTTTGCGCTCTATCTCTGTTGCAGCCGGATAGAACATCCTATCCGCATGATGGTCTATGAAAACAGAAGAACCATCCTCACACGACTGGCAGTAAAAACGCCTTATTGTTTTGCCTTTGCCCATTTATTACTTCCTCCTTGTTGTAGAGGAAACTCCTGATGTTCCTCAATTTGATTATTGTATAGGTGTCATCAGCAATATCAACTAACCCTCCGCCCCACCCTCATACCACTCCCGAATGACCCCCTTCCGCCGGTTCCCCTCGCGGACTGAACCCAGTAGCCCCCATCAACCGTGTCTTTGTTCGAAAAATACTCCAGATAAACACCCCCTTCATCTCTCTTTTCTTTGCCCCATCAAAATTTGATAAAGACACACAGGTCGTTTCACACCCATTCTATACAACAGTCATTCGCATAGTGAAAGTTCTCTCGACCTTGTTATAAGGTTTCTTTATTAAGTATAGTATTCTTATAATGCATATATTCATGACTGGGTCTTCTGGATTGATAGGCAAAGCGTTGCGACCACAATTGGAAAAACTGGGACACACGGTTGCTGGATGTGATTTGCGTACGAAGGCTGAAGAAGAAAGGTTTGACTTGAGGGATTCACGCCGAGTTCGGGATGCTGTGTGGCAAAGCGATGGCGTTGTTCATTTGGGTGCTGTTTCACGGGTGATTTGGGGTGAACAAAATCCTGTTTTGTGTGAAAGCGTTAATATAGGCGGAATGAAAAATCTGGCGATGGCTGTTTTGGAGTCACGTAGGAAACCATGGTTGCTTCTTGCCAGTTCGCGGGAAGTATACGGCAATTCGCCATGCAAAAACAGCAATGGAACATTCCAAATCAATCCCGTAAATATATATGCAAAAACGAAGGCAACTTCGGAACTCATTGTAGCCGACTTGAGAACGCTGGGGGTTGCCACTGCCGTGTTGCGGCTGTCCAATGTGTTCGGCACAACTGATGACCATGCTGACCGCGTGGTGCCCGCTTTTGCTCGCGCCGCCGCAATTAATGGCATTTTGAAAGTTGAGGGTTGCGATAATTTCTTTGATTTCAACCATGTGAACGACACTGTAGACGCAATTGTCAAAACAATTGAGATATTGAATACGGGTGTCGCAGACCTGCCGCCATTGGACATTGTTACCGGACGAGCCACATCTTTGCTATATCTGGCGGAAATGGCGCTGGTTACCGGAGAGGGGAAAATAACCGTTGCTCCATCGCGCGGAGTAGGGGCAGAACAATTTCAGGGAGACCCCCGGATTGCCAAACGAATTCTGGGCTGGCGTACGCATGAATCTCTTGAAGAATCCGTTGCACGGCTCGTGAAAGATTTTCAGGGATTGCTTTCTCATGATTAAAAACATTCCCGCGCTAGTCATTGATGTTACCTATCAATGCAATGCTTCCTGCTCCTATTGTCAGTGGGGCTCACCCGCTACTGGTCGCAAAATTGAATACAACCTGCGGCTACCTGTGGAAACATTGTCGGCTCTGGGAACCAAGCGCGTAGTTTTTTCCGGCGGAGAACCTCTGTTGCGAGCCGATTTGGAAGAACTCATTTCTTATTACAGAACAAGCGGAGTGGACTCCGTTGTTGTCATCACCAACGGACTGTTGTTGTCGTCGCAACGATTTGATTCTTTGCTTGCCGCAGGTATTACCGGAGTGACAGCTTCTCTGGACGGAGTGACACCGGAGGTCGCCGCCAATGCCAGAGGTATGAGCCGACACCAGCAGAAAAAAATCATGGAGAACTTTGAGCATGTCTTGGAGCACAGAAAACAAATGCGTAGGACGCCGGAGTTTGTCATAAACACGGTATTATCTAAGGCGAACATGGAATTCCGGCATTTGGCGGGTTTAGTGGATTTTGGAAATCTACACGAAGTGGACTATGTCAAGTTCACGCCTGTTTTTGATGACGGTTATCTGGGAAAACACGCTCCATGGTTGAAATTTCAAAACGAAGACTCGGCTCTTATTCGCACATTGGGGAGAATGGTCGTAGCCCGTGCGCAAGTCAAAACGAATCCGCCGTGGTTTTGGAATGCGGTGGCTGATATAGTAGGCGGCAGCAAAAAATTAAAAGGAAGTTCATGCGGACTGGATAAAGGACAGGCGCTTTTTACGCATGGCGAGTTAAAATTCTGTGCGTGGTTAAAGCAACCGATTTACGGTCGGTTGAATGAGACAGTATCATCACGAACGGTCAGAGAAGCGCAGTCTGAATTTAAGCAGGCGCGTGTGCAATGTGAAACAGGCGCGTGGTGTTTTTGTCTTCAGGATCTGGAGCAACAGTGGGAGATTACATGAACAAAACGACATTGGATGTACTGATTCCGTCATACCGGATGAGCGAGCACCACCTACTGAGAATGCTGGATGTGAGGAAACCCGACCACATGGAGATAAAGTTTATTATCGCTGTGGACAATCCAGATGCCTTCATATCAGCACGATTGGAAAAGCGCTTGCAACGCAAAGATGTGTTGGTTATTCACAACACTCAAAACATTGGCGCACCAATGACTCGCAATGTCTGTCTGGATGCTTCCAATGCTGAATGGGTTTTGTTTTGGGATGATGACATTGAACCAGATGAAAACATTCTTTTTGAATATGAGTATGCCATGCAAACAAATAAACATGCACCCGGATTTTGCGGTCCTACTCTTACTCCGAATCCACATAATTCTTTCACTCGCGGCATTCAGAATAGCGACATTTTAACTTTTTGGCACCTGCCCGCAGAATACAGAACTGTTTCATGGGGAATTACTGCGAATTTATTAATTCGCCGTTCAGCAATGGGTAAGAAAAGATTTTCGTCCAGATTTCCAAAACTAGGAGGAGGTGAAGACATTGACTTTTGTTTGCGTATTGTGGATGAATCCGGCACTCGATTCTCCATTGCATGGATGGCAAAAGCAAAGCATGATTGGTGGAATGACGGCAAAAGATCTTATATTCGCTTTATGAGATGGGCTTACGGAGACAGTGTGTTACCATCGCTGTTTCCTCAATATCGTTATTATAATTTTCCCAATATGGTTGAATTTCTTTTTCTCGGAGGCGCCCTATCTATAGGCATTTCGGCGGCAGATGGACAAAAAGATTTTTTATTTGTGGCAATTGTTGTCGGTGCACTACTTGGAGAAGTACTGGGTGAATGGGGGAAATTATTCTTGGTGAAAAACATAAGATCACCGATCATTGCAGTAGAGTCATCCCTTGTACGTTGCTCCAACGACCTAGGTCGTTTTGTTGCCCATGTTCAGCGTTTTCGCTTGACCGGGATTACAGAGCGGTTTGATTATTTTTGCGATGGTCTTCACGTGCGGTTTGAAAGAAAGGTGGCAGCGGCAAAGTTTGCATTGTTTCTCATATTCACAACGGTGTCGCAATTTATATTCTCTCACTTGTAAATTATTTTAGTCATTTAGCGGCGGATAAACTGAACTTGCCAGTCATTACAGTACCAGCATACCTCTCTGTATGCAGTTATCAAAGAATGTTGCTGCAGAAGGGAATTAGTATGCTTGTATAGGGCGGCTGGCGGAAGTGTCACGAGAGAAGATTGAGGTTTAGGAATTATCCCCATACCACTCCCGAATAACTCCTTCCGCCGGTTTCCCTCGCGGACTGAATCCGGTGGCCCCCGTCGGTGTCTTTGTTCGTGAAATACTTCCAGATAAACATTCCCAACTTACCCTTTCTTCATTGCTTCCAGAAATTCGCCGGTCTCAACGCCCGCTTGTCTTAACAGACCGGCAAGCGTCCCGATTTTGACCTCTTTGTGATTTGGAACAACGCAACCGGATGAACCCCGACGCATAATAATGTGACTACCCTTTGTTCGGGCAACAACAAAACCCATACTCTCAAGCGTTTTTACAATCTCCCCGGCAGACAGGTGGGGTAACTTAGGAGACATTTTCCCGGACTTCAATAGTCGTCAAAAAGGATTTGCCATAATGCTTCAAGGGAAACTCTTCCAAGTAGAGTTCCGTTGCTTCCTTAAGATTCACAAGGGCTTCCTCAACAGATTCCCCTTGCGTATGAGTCCCGGTTTCCGGGTTCATTGCAATGAACCCACCCTCCTCTGCTGGCGTTATTATGGCTGTCAACTGCATTTGATGTTCCTCAACTGCCTATTGTATAAGTATCAGGCAACGATATCAACTAATCCCCCCGCCGGACACCTCACGGCAACCGCCCCGTTGTATCATTCAAATCCCAGTCGTAACTATCTCCCGATATTTTGTTAATCCCCTTCAAATCTTTCAGCAGTTGCGGAGAAGCGTATTTCTTAATGTGCGCGATAACCCCCTCAT
This portion of the Candidatus Dadabacteria bacterium genome encodes:
- a CDS encoding NAD(P)-dependent oxidoreductase; protein product: MTGSSGLIGKALRPQLEKLGHTVAGCDLRTKAEEERFDLRDSRRVRDAVWQSDGVVHLGAVSRVIWGEQNPVLCESVNIGGMKNLAMAVLESRRKPWLLLASSREVYGNSPCKNSNGTFQINPVNIYAKTKATSELIVADLRTLGVATAVLRLSNVFGTTDDHADRVVPAFARAAAINGILKVEGCDNFFDFNHVNDTVDAIVKTIEILNTGVADLPPLDIVTGRATSLLYLAEMALVTGEGKITVAPSRGVGAEQFQGDPRIAKRILGWRTHESLEESVARLVKDFQGLLSHD
- a CDS encoding radical SAM protein, coding for MIKNIPALVIDVTYQCNASCSYCQWGSPATGRKIEYNLRLPVETLSALGTKRVVFSGGEPLLRADLEELISYYRTSGVDSVVVITNGLLLSSQRFDSLLAAGITGVTASLDGVTPEVAANARGMSRHQQKKIMENFEHVLEHRKQMRRTPEFVINTVLSKANMEFRHLAGLVDFGNLHEVDYVKFTPVFDDGYLGKHAPWLKFQNEDSALIRTLGRMVVARAQVKTNPPWFWNAVADIVGGSKKLKGSSCGLDKGQALFTHGELKFCAWLKQPIYGRLNETVSSRTVREAQSEFKQARVQCETGAWCFCLQDLEQQWEIT
- a CDS encoding glycosyltransferase family A protein, with product MNKTTLDVLIPSYRMSEHHLLRMLDVRKPDHMEIKFIIAVDNPDAFISARLEKRLQRKDVLVIHNTQNIGAPMTRNVCLDASNAEWVLFWDDDIEPDENILFEYEYAMQTNKHAPGFCGPTLTPNPHNSFTRGIQNSDILTFWHLPAEYRTVSWGITANLLIRRSAMGKKRFSSRFPKLGGGEDIDFCLRIVDESGTRFSIAWMAKAKHDWWNDGKRSYIRFMRWAYGDSVLPSLFPQYRYYNFPNMVEFLFLGGALSIGISAADGQKDFLFVAIVVGALLGEVLGEWGKLFLVKNIRSPIIAVESSLVRCSNDLGRFVAHVQRFRLTGITERFDYFCDGLHVRFERKVAAAKFALFLIFTTVSQFIFSHL
- a CDS encoding type II toxin-antitoxin system HicA family toxin, translated to MSPKLPHLSAGEIVKTLESMGFVVARTKGSHIIMRRGSSGCVVPNHKEVKIGTLAGLLRQAGVETGEFLEAMKKG
- a CDS encoding type II toxin-antitoxin system HicB family antitoxin; its protein translation is MQLTAIITPAEEGGFIAMNPETGTHTQGESVEEALVNLKEATELYLEEFPLKHYGKSFLTTIEVRENVS